In Dysidea avara chromosome 6, odDysAvar1.4, whole genome shotgun sequence, the genomic stretch TGCTCGTGCGTATATTTCAAGCAAATCAcccgtgcccatgttacaactactacatgtaAATGGGGCTCTAAATATTGGGGTTATTATGTACTTAGTTATAAgccacaccttcaatagtagctgcacTTGAGTGGTGTCACAATCAGTTTGAAAATAACATGTTTTTCTAAGCATTTTTTTATGTAACCAACTTATGCATGTGCTTAGTCGCCTTTAACTTTTACATGTAATTTGTTCTTTATATAGCACACCGAATTATGGACTCTTCATCCCACTCCAAGCACTGTACAAAATCATACATTTGTAGCAATTACCTTCTTGTGTATTTTTATTTATGTTATATCTACTTATAGCCTTAAACTTCCTGTTATCATTGTTAATATTTCTGTATAGCAACCCAGATCTAAAGTATGTAGCTGCACTGAGTATCTAGTCTCACTGCTGATCCTATTTTAGGTGCCTATAAGCATCCTAAAAAATTTTTGGGACACTTATAATAGGCACCTAAAACAGGGTCGGCTGTGAGTATCACGGCAATAATACTGGTGACAAGTAttataccaagagtccataataaagaaCTTAATTGTTTGTCAATAATTCACTTAATACTAACTAAATGCAATGTATGCTGGTTGACTTTACAGTGCCTGTTTCAGGTTTGAACATAGTTTTTTTTTCATGAACATATTTTTGTTAGCTACAAATGGTTTGGTAACTATAAGcacctttttttttgtctttttacatgcatgttcacaGCACATGTACTTTTATGTGCAGATTTAGCCCACAACAGAATACAGGGTATATTGGTACTCTGATTGGTACTGGACTTGGTGATTTTGTAACCAAATATGAATCCATCTTTGATAAGTAGACTATAGTCTgtatgcattcacctgagctCTGCCAAATATAGTgacatcaaagaggtgaacatgtgttcactcccaatgattttgtactggaacaagcatgttttcatgttgtaaacatgtttgcttgtctgaatcatccatactaaatgtatgggatatttttttAAAGCCCCATAACTgacttgttcttgcctgtatcaaagcaaTTATCATGCTAAGCTAGGATTTATCAGTAGCTACAGTCAAGACGTGATCATAGATATACTGTACGTCAGACACAATTCTTTTgtacagcataattatatgattttGATTCCACATTGAGCTAAAACTTTCATAATAATAGACGGGTGTCTATTACCGTAATGAgggcatctggattcagtggaatggtggactggaacggtactttggtaatttcaaacggtggtcacctctttataaagaccattttactttaatgtttaaattgctgctaccttgttgttttagagtgtatcctcatagaatggtcttattgatcagtcgtgtgccacatgcctagaaagtcagagtgatatctgatttgtaataatATATCCCATGCAAAAAAAAACtgtttggctgtacaaaaatgatgtccccatcaaactaaaagtaactgacaactaaaggagctaatatctgggtgaggccaagaaatactggcaaataactcgctataatttataaaaatttggtcctttatcattgactcgtacagtcttgctgcattcctaattacttccttgtaactctaattggctagccTTTTTCTCCTCTAAAATGCCGCCATTATGCTggactattgagaaaggtaccaatttactagcctatTAGATTTACAGCTGTATTGTACAGgtatcactggcttttctagacgcaacatgtggcacacaattcatcaataagactgtcttatagggctaaaacaacaattcaggtattaaagtaaaacggtctttgtaAAGCggtggtctttttaaagaggtgaccactaattgaaattacctgaGTACAgtttccactgaatccagacgcccccaTAATGACTACGCGCGCCCTTAGACCGGCACGCAATTTCAACGTCATAAAAATCCCCTGTAGTGTGGTCCCCTGCTTTTTCCAGGAATTACCTTCGATAACACTTGACAGTTTTCTGTTGTCGTTTTATTGGATCAGCGATCAACTAAATCCTGTAAAAAGTGATTATGGCAGCGGGCTCGGCGACGGTACAATTGTTAGCAGACGCATTCTCTGTCTCGCTGAAAGCCAACGTCTACACTTACGATGCATATTGCGCAGAGAAAACAAAGCGTGGTGGTGAGTTATACAGTGAGGAACTGAACATTCTAAAATTGTTTGAATTGAGTTACATGAGCGCCCCTTTCGGCGATGACCCAGCAAACAGTCTGAGTGTGACTGCGAGTCTACAGGGAATGTCGATATCGGCTACCAGTACCGCCAGCAGCTTGGTCACGGAATCCGTCCCTGCCTACGACGAATTTCTGATCATCGTGAAGAACATAATCGGAAAATCAAGCACTCTATCGTTCCAGACCACATTATCCACAACTACAGTCCTTGATCTGAAGAAGACATTGAGTCGTAGTGAAGGTGGAGCAGGAGGGATACCTGTTGCTCAGCAGAGGCTGGTGTTTGCATCTGAGCCACTGGAAGATGACACCAAGAGTCTTGAATCGTATGGGCTACACAATGAGGCTGTTGTTTATCTTGTGGTACGTACGGACACAAAAGGAGCTGCTTCAGAGGTCTACCATATTGATCCAAAATTACTGCACCCCTCTTATGACTATGACTTCACTAACATCAACGATGCTGGGCAAACTTTCCGGAGGGGTGGATATCCATACTACCGACCTTGCGGTTGGAAGAGGCTTGCACTGAGAGTACTGGGAATATTTGGTGAGGACAAATGGTTGGGATCAACAGGTTCTGCCCCTGGAGAATGGCCGGTATGCTATCATGGTACTGCTAATGGCCCAGATGAAAAAAACATTGCCCAGGCTGGATATGAGCTCAGTAAAGGAAGGGGCTTCCAATACGGAAAAGGTGTTTATTGCACTCCATACGTCTCAGTTGCCGAAAAGTATGCTGTAGAGTTTGAACACAGTGGCAGACGCTATAAGATACTTCTTCAAAGTCGTGTGAGTCCACAAGATTTGAAGATAATCCCAGAGAAAACACCTGGTGATGGAGAGTACTGGGTACAGCCTGACCAGGAGAAGATTCGTGCTTACAGtatttgctacaaacaaatatgatTTCAAGTTTAAACACTGTTGTTAAATGCCTTGCTTTATAATTGTTGTATACAGATGCAGTGTTACGGGACAATCTGAATTAAAAAATACATTGGGAAATCAACGTATCTAGCTGTTTATGTGACTCAGTTTGAAAATTGAATGACGAGGTATGTTATTACAGAAAGTAAAATTCAAGCTTATCATTTAATTAGATAGACAtgcatacatttcctatggagagtCGATTATCCGAACCAATGGGGGTGTTTGTATGATTGAATGGTATGTAAAATCAAACATCCATTAATTTGTATTAATAGCTTTCTTCAAGTACTTTAATAAAGTATAGACATACActttttgacaaaataccctaattgagcagtcatttTGGTGTTGGATAAGTTTAGACAATCTACTATCCACTGTACAAGACCTCGCTAAGCATTTTACCAAGTTTTAATTGAGCTGAAATGCCTCAACAAAAGCAAAAGTCTGCATTTCACAGCACCGGACCACTGCATTACTAAAGTTGCATgcaaaatacagtggaacccatCCAAGCTGCATGGTCACCTTCATACATGTGTCTCATTTTGGGAATTGGACCATATAGAGAGGTGGGCTTTCTATTCGGGTGGTCAcaaagacaggttccactgttagGCAttgtattttttattattttttacaaatCAATTCAACAAGCATGTGAACACACTATTATACTGGGCGGCCATTCATGTTATATCTCCATAAGGGAAAGAGATCAGTTCCAGGAATACAATCACACTGTCTCCTTATTGATCTATCCACTACCACATTAAATCTACCTACAGTGAACAGTTTTCTACCAGGAAACTTGTGTTGCAAATTGTCTTTCAAATTCTCAATTGTGTCTTGATCATCTATAATAAACTACTCTGTGTCAATTAAACAAGTCAATAATCTTGGAGAATTCCTGACCAGACTGGTAACTCCCACATTTGACACAGACCTCACAATAAGTGCTATATGTActagtccaccatgagctgataCCGTCTCCATGAAAATGTCAGGGACGTAAGTATTAGATTCATAAATGCTCAACTGCTGTAAACTAGAATTGTACGCTGACGAGAGATTCAGAAACCTTTGACAACCAGCAGTGCATGACAGAATTGTAAGTTGTTTACAACTGTTAATAACATCTTGTACAGCAGTTGAATGTTTAATACTTAACCTGCAGTACTTGAGTGCTGGGAAGTGAGACAACAGTGACCAATTGGCTTCATACTCCCATCCCATAcaccaatcacaaaaatcataGCTAAGTTGCTGAATTTGTAAAGCTTGTAAACtagaacatttttgaaacaAGTGTAGCAACCTTTCTTCATCAGAGTTAGCTCCAAACAGGGCACAAGTTTCTATGTATAGGTGTGTTAGTTTCATCTCGCTCAATATCTCCCACAATCCTAAGTAACAGTCTGTTACCCTTACTCCAATATCTGACAGGTTCAGCCCACGCAGGTCCAGACAGTGTAAAGCAATTGCACGAAGTCCTTCCAAAGTATATGCAATATCAGTATAGCCTTGTATGCTGAGACGTTGTAGATTTGGACATGCAATAGCTAGTTGTTCCAATACGTCAGATTTGTCATCATACTGCAAGATATTTAATTCAGTTACACAATCAAGACTATCGACTGAATTATTCATCCCAAGGCTTTGGTGACAATCGTTATCTGTTATAACAACTACTTCATTGTCCAATTTAtaaacttgtttaccattacaAACACAGTCTGTTAATATCAAGACATCATATTCCAAGTCTAATATTCCAAACTTACTAGCTTTGACAAATGGAGATGTAACAGTTTGACCAAATTCACACTGAAACACTGGTAAATTAGGGAAAAGATTTAGTGGAGCTTCAAAGTGATAGTATAACTTGAAATATGACATGTACTCTGCATGTACTAGTGGAGTAAAATTCCATTTCAATAATGACTCCACAAAATCTGTTTTAGGTCCAACTTCAATGACGAGATTAAAGTTACATGGAATACAATGTTTCTTTATCCACTCCTCTACCCATGAAGTACACAATGAATGATGTTCTTCTGGTACATGTACTGTGAGTTCCTTCAGCTCATCAATCTGAAGTAATGGCTTGATATTAGTGCTTAACTGAACTTCTAACTTCTCCAAATGTTCCATGTGTTGTACAGCTAGTCTGAGTTCTTCAGAGTCTACCTTAGTTCCTGGTGGTAGACTTAAGTTGTGTTACattccaatggcggatccaggatggggcatttggggcaaatgccccccccccctaaatttGTGGAGGAGCCACTGGCagtcatacttctgattaaaataactactaaactttgttgggccaagaaactcatgaaaatatgtacattttactagcagttgttacaaatttacctgaaatcaaagcgaaccaaagtcaaattaCCTGTGAAATCGTCACCaagcaccttcgtacgtactaagcgcctctaaaaataattatcgtgttgtatTTGTTAAAGACAtccagagccttttaaacaacttttaagacttcacaaccatctgaaaaggcaaaaatggcaaaaatcaacagtgaaacactactaagaggtgattatttgttgccTCAAAAATGCAACATTGAATTAGAATCTGGCTCACTTACAACTTGGCTtcttgtgcccctccccttgccaactcctggatccgcccctgcattctTACAATGGTTCAACATCTCAATTAGTGTTGATGGCATCACGTGATCAGGAAATACCAATCGTTTAATATAGTCTCCACAAGCCTTCAACACGTTCATTACAGAACGTTCCTCTCGACGGTCATAAAGTGGCCATACAAACTCCCTCCATAGTGATGGTGTTTCGCTCACAACTCTTAACCTCCGTGAAACGTATTGCAACTTCACCTTGTCCCGTATCGTTGGTAGAAATGATAGGATGTAAACTACAAGCTCCACAGGAAGACTTAGGATGTTCATTGATTCATAGATAATAGTTATCTATGATTGATTTAAACTGAAGAAAAGGAACGGGAGAAACGGAAACTGAATTTGATTGTGCACAACCTTCCAGAATCCACATCAGCGGAAGCCAGTATTCGGAAGAACGAAGATACTCAGAATGTCACATCCTTGATTAATAAATACATTGGAGTTAATGCTCACATCAGTAATGTAACACGGATTGGTAAACAGACTGGAAGGCCCAGACTCACGAAAGTTACTTTGTCAACAAGAgaggaaaagtttaaaattctCCACAACAGGTTGAACTTGCGTAAGAAGGAGCACCCGACTCATGTCACTAAAGTATTTATAACACCTGACTTAACCCCACAAGAGCAAATACGGAACAAACAACTACGTGCCAGGCTAAGTGAGCTCAACAAGCAGGATAAATTGTATCGGATTAAGAATCGTAAAATAGTTCTAAGAGAAGCTTCCTAATTTAGACCAACTCCATCATATCAAGCCATATAATATCAAGATCAAAATACATCTGTAGCTACAGAACAGATTTTAGCGATGCAGTGTCTCAAGCAAGTACTGTGATGAACTTGATCAGAAACTCTTGAATAATTTTGTAAGATATAAGATATATGCGTCATACTCCTTAATGGAGGTTTTGCATATtaaacttaataataataactgtttaCCATCCCGCATTTCTCCAACATGTAAAATTCTAcaaagttttcgattgtgggctTTTATTACTCGAGGCTGTAAGTCTAGTTAGTATCACAGTGTCACACAGTGCACGATCAGCTTTTACACTTTTTGAATTCAACTCACCACAATCAAATGGCAGATCGTGGTTGAGCTagatgatattattattatattatattttattactgtgcaagacCTCAAAATACAGTATAAAAGCACACTATAGTTATAAGTTAAGTAAGGTGTTCTACACTGATCTCAGGAGACAAATGAGGCAACGGATTGTGGCAAAGGATCACAGAATATACAGTTGTCCCAGGCAAGGTTAtgcacagtgttgggcaagttactttgtaaaagtaactagttacatattacatattacttgcaactgaactatttagttacatattacccataacaTATTATAATTTCTTTGTggccacagccttaagctgtcacgtgtgaaactaccaccctATCACGTGActaattgcgttgttggacaatatgcaaatcttgattataagtgCATGAgaattcattcagtaggcctcgttacttagTTGTGGctagcagcggcggaggaa encodes the following:
- the LOC136257611 gene encoding uncharacterized protein — protein: MAAGSATVQLLADAFSVSLKANVYTYDAYCAEKTKRGGELYSEELNILKLFELSYMSAPFGDDPANSLSVTASLQGMSISATSTASSLVTESVPAYDEFLIIVKNIIGKSSTLSFQTTLSTTTVLDLKKTLSRSEGGAGGIPVAQQRLVFASEPLEDDTKSLESYGLHNEAVVYLVVRTDTKGAASEVYHIDPKLLHPSYDYDFTNINDAGQTFRRGGYPYYRPCGWKRLALRVLGIFGEDKWLGSTGSAPGEWPVCYHGTANGPDEKNIAQAGYELSKGRGFQYGKGVYCTPYVSVAEKYAVEFEHSGRRYKILLQSRVSPQDLKIIPEKTPGDGEYWVQPDQEKIRAYSICYKQI